Proteins found in one Fusarium oxysporum Fo47 chromosome V, complete sequence genomic segment:
- a CDS encoding P-loop containing nucleoside triphosphate hydrolase protein — translation MQTEHLVNIIILGAPASGKKSFIRRYCQDVFTDLYDPVTETSGDRRLANVSGIPTIINLERIPSTFIQSAPESRRIATEADALILLYDSSSIESLEELRRIRLQVLAPHLGEAAPPTAVVAGKADGAEAAGSVWERGLVEGRKLSVLLGAKFGVVSALWGDGVKDVVEELAARVLERKGIGKDMLMGAGS, via the exons ATGCAGACGGAACACCTGGTCAACATTATTATTCTTGGAGCTCCGGCTTCTGGAAAGAAGAGCTTCATACGGAGG TATTGTCAAGATGTCTTCACAGACTTGTACGATCCCGTTACCGAAACATCCGGGGACCGGCGTCTGGCAAACGTCTCTGGCATCCCgaccatcatcaaccttgaGCGCATCCCATCAACATTTATTCAATCTGCTCCCGAATCCCGCCGCATAGCAACGGAAGCGGATGCTCTAATTCTTCTATACGACAGCTCCTCCATCGAGAGCCTGGAAGAGCTTCGGCGCATACGGCTCCAAGTGCTGGCTCCGCACTTAGGAGAAGCGGCGCCACCCACGGCCGTGGTTGCTGGCAAGGCCGATGGCGCGGAGGCCGCGGGGAGCGTATGGGAGCGGGGGTTAGTAGAGGGGAGGAAACTGTCGGTGTTGTTAGGGGCTAAGTTTGGGGTTGTGTCGGCACTTTGGGGAGACGGGGTCAAGGATGTAgtagaggagctggcggCGAGGGTTTTGGAAAGGAAGGGAATCGGAAAAGACATGTTGATGGGAGCAGGATCATAA
- a CDS encoding mitochondrial ribosomal subunit protein-domain-containing protein produces the protein MASVSRAARLCAMACRRAPRIQQIPRPQQLIRPKPHAQRAFTTSTIRWAREEDQRQDDAEEDDFGPIELKKLEAALAEASTPEGLKQLDQLAKENGYNSIDHYLQNELEWHPGWASEDRSVLEDITRDDKGERPNKQSFWFDEEDPETNTEELEEFDEDDITSMAHGKLDEIRDMRQYARLAVWELPLLSTEYAKPFVPPSDNQVLRWRYTSYMGEFHPAEKKVVVQFAPDDLKLTPVQTEKLKKLAGPRYNPETEIIKMSSDSFEHQAQNKRYLSNLVDDLIAAAKDPKDTFEDIPLDTRHHKIQPKPQFPKEWRMSPERREQLDAHRQRLAIEDAKIAESGRLIDGTQAIDEYLIKRAAEDQKKAKIAELVPATPGKSAGGSRARR, from the exons ATGGCTTCAGTATCAAGAGCCGCAAGGCTATGCGCCATGGCCTGCCGTCGGGCCCCTCGAATACAACAAATCCCCCGGCCTCAGCAGCTTATCCGCCCAAAACCGCATGCTCAACGGGCATTTACCACTTCAACGATACGATGGGCGCGCGAGGAGGATCAACGCCAAGACGACgctgaggaggatgattTCGGTCCTAtagagctgaagaagctggaggcTGCGTTAGCTGAGGCTTCCACACCGGAGGGGCTGAAACAATTGGATCAGCTGGCCAAAGAGAATGGTTATAATTCCATTGACCACTACTTGCAAAATGAGCTGGAATGGCACCCTGGCTGGGCGTCGGAGGATAGGTCAGTGCTGGAAGATATCACAAGAGATGACAAGGGTGAAAGGCCCAATAAACAGTCATTCTGGTTCGACGAGGAGGATCCCGAAACCAATACCGAAGAACTTGAGGAATTCGACGAGGACGACATAACATCTATGGCTCATGGCAAGCTTGACGAAATTCGAGATATGCGACAGTACGCACGACTGGCAGTATGGGAGTTGCCTCTTCTGTCAA CAGAGTATGCCAAGCCCTTCGTCCCTCCTAGCGACAACCAGGTTCTGCGATGGCGGTACACTTCTTATATGGGCGAATTCCACCCTGCGGAGAAAAAGGTGGTGGTGCAGTTCGCCCCCGATGACCTGAAGCTCACCCCAGTTCAAACCGAGAAGCTTAAAAAGCTTGCTGGCCCTCGCTACAACCCTGAGACAGAAATCATCAAGATGAGCAGCGATAGCTTTGAGCACCAAGCACAGAACAAGCGCTACCTCTCCAATCTAGTTGACGACCTCATTGCTGCGGCCAAAGACCCCAAGGACACATTTGAGGATATCCCTCTTGATACCCGACATCATAAGATTCAGCCTAAGCCGCAATTCCCCAAGGAGTGGCGCATGTCTCCTGAGCGCCGTGAACAGCTTGATGCCCACCGCCAACGCTTAGCGATAGAGGATGCTAAAATCGCCGAGAGCGGTCGGCTGATCGATGGAACACAGGCCATCGACGAGTACCTGATCAAGAGGGCCGCCGAGGACCAGAAGAAGGCTAAGATTGCGGAGCTTGTGCCTGCAACACCCGGTAAGAGTGCTGGCGGTAGCCGTGCGAGGAGATAA
- a CDS encoding glycosyltransferase family 28 C-terminal domain-containing protein, protein MEGPHLDRVCLVTVGATTGFGKLVESVLQPSFWQYMNSQRFTQLRVQCGPDLAWASKQLAGRKVNIPSGLRIDLFASKKNLMKEEMSLCKDADGKRQLGLVISHAGTGTILDAWKMGLPLIVVPNIQLLNDHQTEMAKYLSKEGYAIMSSGRYVNLYLQPSLLLILDSAEDLEEAIHKVGLLWEENKTRWPPHIIPSQQPKRLRLWDLAPEEVAKEQNATMVHD, encoded by the exons ATGGAGGGGCCTCATCTCGATCGCGTGTGCCTCGTCACGGTTGGTGCGACCACGGGTTTTGGAAAACTTGTTGAATCGGTACTTCAGCCAAGTTTCTGGCAATACATGAATTCACAGAGGTTCACCCAGCTGCGCGTGCAGTGCGGCCCTGACCTTGCCTGGGCGAGCAAACAACTTGCCGGTCGCAAAGTTAATATTCCATCGGGTCTACGTATCGACCTATTTGCCTCCAAAAAAAATCTCATGAAGGAGGAAATGTCTTTATGCAAGGACGCTGATGGCAAGAGACAACTTGGCCTTGTGATATCCCACGCTG GTACTGGAACAATTCTTGATGCCTGGAAGATGGGATTGCCTCTTATCGTGGTACCAAATATACAGCTTTTGAACGATCACCAGACTGAGATGGCCAAATATCTCTCCAAGGAGGGATATGCAATCATGAGCTCTGGAAGGTATGTAAACTTATACCTTCAACCGAGCCTCCTTCTCATATTGGACAGTGCCgaggatcttgaagaagctatcCATAAGGTGGGACTTCTCTGGGAGGAGAACAAGACTCGTTGGCCTCCTCACATTATCCCCTCCCAACAGCCCAAGAGGCTTCGCTTGTGGGATCTCGCCCCCGAAGAGGTCGCCAAAGAACAGAACGCCACGATGGTGCATGATTAG
- a CDS encoding WD40-repeat-containing domain protein, with translation MVIFVWLLIIAWTHILFTTRPFILNRSAPPNKKRFPHVYKNFASEADAAASVMASPSITLDRILAAVPVTNRGQPTQISADSKGQRIAYPCGKSIFVRSIDNPSDAKEYTGHTAPTTVARFAPNGFKVASGDSSGMLKVWEPESIESTRGEYGIISGRLNDIAWDGESQRVIAVGDGREQFGRCITADSGNSVGEIIGHSKSVNAVAMKPQRPFRAATVGDDGNMVFYHGAPYKFNNKSAQHTGFVLGAAYCPDGSSLVTVGADKRIQLYDGKTGEPTKEIGQGEHSGSIFAVSWSPDGKKFVTASADQTVKLWDVDAGSVVQTWKFGEDVSVGDQQVGVVFVPGRSDGLIISLSLAGNLAYLTEGKPEPARVVYGHGKSITALSTGSDGKGADLWSGSFDGRVCHWDVNSGIATVVDGQAHTNQVSQFATADGKVLSAGWDDTLRIVDESAKTFLGTSIKLQAQPKGVSAANGLVYVATYSGVSVYSGEKLVSEQSFDFTPGAIAASGSFVAIGADENSVRIYNASSNGKLEEVKSLSNPTGTISALAFSKDGTHLAAGNSVGKIYVYSAGSWELVADRWSAHTARVTSIAWDDTGAYAASGSLDTNVFIWCLEKRNQGKRIKAANAHKDGVNGVAWVEGGRVASAGGDANVKIWKVQNLP, from the exons ATGGTCATATTTGTGTGGCTTCTCATTATTGCCTGGACCCATA TACTATTCACTACTAGGCCATTCATCCTGAACAG AAGTGCCCCTCCAAACAAGAAACGTTTCCCCCACGTTTACAAGAACTTCGCATCAGAAGCTGACG CCGCTGCCTCTGTCATGGCGTCTCCATCCATCACTCTCGACCGCATCCTTGCGGCAGTCCCAGTTACAAACCGTGGTCAGCCAACTCAGATCTCGGCCGACTCCAAGGGTCAACGGATAGCTTATCCT TGCGGAAAATCCATATTTGTTCGCTCCATCGACAACCCTTCGGACGCAAAGGAATACACCGGCCACACCGCCCCTACAACCGTTGCTCGATTTGCTCCTAATGGCTTCAAGGTCGCCAGTGGCGACTCAAGCGGAATGCTGAAGGTGTGGGAGCCCGAGTCTATCGAGAGCACCAGGGGCGAGTACGGAATCATCTCTGGTCGTCTGAACGATATTGCCTGGGACGGCGAGTCGCAACGTGTTATTGCTGTTGGCGATGGCCGCGAGCAATTCGGTCGCTGCATTACAGCTGATAGCGGGAACTCGGTTGGTGAGATCATCGGTCACTCCAAGTCCGTCAATGCCGTCGCAATGAAACCTCAACGCCCTTTCCGTGCGGCTACGGTTGGCGACGATGGTAACATGGTCTTCTATCATGGAGCCCCATATAAGTTCAACAACAAGAGCGCTCAACATACTGGTTTTGTCCTGGGCGCTGCTTATTGTCCTGATGGAAGCTCTTTGGTTACAGTTGGTGCCGACAAGAGGATACAGCTCTACGATGGGAAGACGGGTGAGCCCACCAAAGAGATTGGGCAGGGTGAGCACTCGGGAAGTATCTTTGCCGTGTCATGGTCGCCAGATGGCAAGAAGTTCGTCACCGCTAGTGCTGATCAAACTGTAAAGCTTTGGGATGTCGATGCGGGCAGCGTCGTCCAAACCTGGAAGTTTGGAGAGGATGTCAGCGTGGGTGATCAGCAAGTCGGTGTTGTATTTGTTCCTGGCCGCAGCGACGGCCTCATCATTAGCCTCAGCCTTGCAGGCAACCTTGCGTACTTGACTGAGGGCAAGCCGGAACCTGCCCGCGTTGTATATGGTCACGGAAAGAGCATAACCGCTTTGTCAACTGGATCTGACGGTAAGGGTGCTGACCTCTGGTCTGGCAGCTTTGACGGCCGGGTATGTCACTGGGACGTTAATTCAGGGATTGCTACGGTTGTCGATGGCCAAGCACATACAAACCAGGTCTCTCAGTTTGCCACTGCCGATGGCAAGGTACTCAGTGCTGGTTGGGATGATACTCTTAGAATTGTTGACGAGTCGGCCAAGACCTTCTTGGGCACTTCCATCAAGCTACAAGCACAACCTAAAGGTGTAAGTGCGGCGAACGGGCTTGTCTATGTCGCGACTTATTCCGGTGTCTCCGTGTACTCTGGCGAAAAGCTGGTCAGCGAGCAGTCTTTTGACTTTACCCCTGGTGCTATTGCGGCATCCGGATCGTTCGTTGCCATCGGAGCCGACGAAAATTCCGTCCGCATTTACAACGCTAGTTCTAATGGTAAGCTCGAGGAAGTCAAGTCGCTGAGTAACCCAACTGGCACTATCTCTGCGCTTGCTTTTTCCAAGGATGGCACGCATCTAGCCGCTGGAAACAGTGTCGGGAAGATCTATGTTTACAGCGCTGGTAGCTGGGAATTGGTCGCAGACCGCTGGTCAGCTCACACTGCCCGAGTAACATCTATTGCCTGGGACGACACGGGCGCCTACGCTGCTAGTGGTAGCCTTGATACCAACGTCTTTATCTGGTGTCTTGAAAAGAGGAACCAGGGTAAGCGAATCAAGGCTGCTAACGCTCACAAGGACGGCGTCAACGGGGTTGCCTGGGTCGAAGGTGGCAGAGTTGCTAGTGCTGGAGGGGATGCCAATGTGAAGATCTGGAAGGTTCAGAATTTGCCTTGA